From Thunnus albacares chromosome 22, fThuAlb1.1, whole genome shotgun sequence, the proteins below share one genomic window:
- the shbg gene encoding sex hormone-binding globulin has product MVMFWKATAGGLLLTLSLTLLGWGAEGQGNGRGKKEVSGGATFYLGQDRDIWRPLSHVTVNLAQISSLKSTFQLRTYDPEGVILYGDTKNGKDWYILSLKDGTPLMQISREDALVSVTGGPKLNDGKWHILKVRSDGHFVILEVDGSMGLMVSVETKHMEEVISDKLRLALGGILIDKEKMAIQFEPQMDGCVREGSWLNVSIPWEAEADEFWPCYQNIQPGSFFPGTGFAIFNTSVFPIEEEHGVKIELWGDFRQMDGTILSIRAPGQELLFTLLASNNTKEVTLTFSGDKISMKETFKRLVITFQTDLLQVLQDEDESKTTQIPVSPVSHPGYLTTWREGRIAIGGLLGEGEDRVGSQFLTGCLEKIQVQGKDLDLDLALRHMSISSHSCPA; this is encoded by the exons ATGGTGATGTTTTGGAAAGCAACGGCAGGTGGACTGCTGCTCACTTTGAGCCTCACTCTGCTTGGTTGGGGAGCCGAGGGGCAGGGGAACGGACGGGGTAAG AAAGAAGTATCAGGCGGGGCCACCTTCTACCTCGGCCAGGACAGAGACATCTGGAGGCCGCTGAGCCACGTGACAGTCAACCTTGCTCAGATCAGCAG TTTGAAGTCAACATTTCAGCTACGGACGTACGACCCAGAAGGTGTAATCCTCTATGGAGACACCAAAAATGGGAAGGACTGGTATATTTTGTCCCTAAAAGACGGCACCCCTCTGATGCAGATCAGCAGAGAAGACGCGCTTGTCAGCGTGACAGGCGGCCCCAAGCTCAACGACGGAAAATGGCACATA CTGAAGGTGAGGAGCGATGGgcattttgtgattttagagGTGGATGGCTCCATGGGGCTAATGGTGAGCGTGGAGACCAAACATATGGAGGAGGTCATTTCAGACAAACTCCGACTGGCCCTCGGTGGGATCCTGATCGACAAGGAGAAGATGGCTATTCAG TTTGAACCACAGATGGATGGCTGTGTGCGGGAAGGCAGCTGGCTAAACGTCAGCATCCCCTGGGAGGCAGAGGCGGATGAGTTTTGGCCGTGCTATCAAAACATCCAACCCGGCAGCTTCTTCCCTGGCACTGGGTTTGCCATTTTCAACACCTCAG TTTTCCCCATTGAGGAAGAGCATGGGGTGAAGATTGAATTGTGGGGAGATTTCAGGCAGATGGATGGGACCATTTTGAGCATCAGGGCTCCTGGGCAAGAGCTGCTGTTCACTTTATTGGCCAGTAATAACACAAAG GAGGTTACACTTACCTTCAGCGGTGATAAAATCAGCATGAAAGAAACTTTCAAGAGACTGGTGATAACCTTTCAGACAGATTTACTGCAAGTGCTTCAAGATGAAGATGAATCAAAGACCACCCAGATACCTGTCAGTCCAGTGAGCCACCCTGGTTATTTGACCACATGGAGAGAAGGCCGTATCGCCATTGGTGGTCTCCTAG GTGAAGGTGAGGACAGAGTTGGCTCCCAGTTCTTGACAGGCTGTCTGGAGAAGATCCAGGTCCAAGGGAAGGATTTGGATCTGGATTTAGCTCTCAGACACATGTCAATATCCTCTCACAGCTGCCCTGCATAA